A window of Gorilla gorilla gorilla isolate KB3781 chromosome 5, NHGRI_mGorGor1-v2.1_pri, whole genome shotgun sequence genomic DNA:
cagtttgtgttgctataaatacctgagatcgggtgatttataaagaaaagaggtctatTTTGTTCACAGTTCTACAAGCTGTATAAGAAGCATGGCATGAGCATCTGCTTCTGCGgaagcctcaggctgcttccactcaagcagaaggcaaaaggaagCTGGTATGTGCAGAGGTCACATGGTGAGGGGGGACGCAAAAGGAGAGAGGGGGAGCTGACAGCCTCTTTTTAACAACTAACTTTCTCAGAAGCTAACAGGTCAAGAGCTCActcacctcctcccccaggaagaacattcatctattcatgagggatccacccccacagcccaaacatctcccactagGTTCCTCCTCCCACATTGGGATCCAAtgtcaacatgaggtttggagggtcaaatatccaaactatagcggTGTggaaagtagatcagtggttgccaggggcagcGATGGGGAAAGAGTGTGACTCAAAGGGATAATACAAGTTTTCTGGGATGGCAGAACCATTCTGTTCCTGCTTGTAGTGGGGATCACATGATTTTGTGtgtgtcaaaactcatagaactgtaTACCAAAAACATTGCTATTTTTGCTAtatttcaattttgttaaaatattctgTGAAGAAGTATTTCATGGCAAGACTTCAGCAATACCTCACATATACTCCCATAGGAGAGCAACAGCAGTCATCAATAaatcatcctccctccctcccatacCCCAGGTTAAACTATTAATATAAACCAAGACACTGGGACGTGCTAGCCAGGAAGTCATAGGCCAAAAGTTTCTTCTGAATAAATGGCAACACAACAAAACatagggccgggagcggtggctcaagcctataatccctgcactttgggaggccaaggcgggtggatcaggagtttgagaccagcctggtcgacatgatgaaaccctgtctttgttgttgttgttgttgtttgtttgtttgttgttttttgagacggagtctcactctgtcgcccaggctggagggcagtggccaacacgatgaaacctcgtcttttttttttttttttttttttttttttttttttttttgagacggagtctcgctctgtcacccaggctggagggcagtggcgcgatctcggctcactgtaacctcagcctcccgggttcacgccattcccctgcctcagcctcctgagtagttgggattacaggcgcacaccaccatgcccaactaattttttgtattttttagtagagacggggtttcaccgtgttagccaggatgttctcgctctcctgacctcgtgatccgcccgcctcggcctcccaaagtgctgggattacaggcctgagccaccgcgccctgccaaaaccctgtctttattaaaaatacaaaaaattagctgggcatggtggggggtgcctgtaatcccagctacccgggagactgaagcaggaaaatcgcttgaacctgagaggcggaggttgcagtgagccgagatcatgccactgcactccagcctgggcaacaagagcaaatctccttctcaaaaaaacaaaaaaaacatagcaTATACCCAGGGCTGTGGAGTCACGGCATGTAACAGAGTCCAGGATCTAACCAGCTGGTGTGTTGCACCTGCCCCGCCTCCAACGAACAGAGCCGAGCACCACTCAAAGGCCGGAACACGTTCTTTGGACCTCAGCAGGCAGAATGCCCAACGCTGGAGCATCAGCAAATGAGCTCACAGGGTGCAGTGGGTGCTTCTGAAGCTCGGGTCAGCTGGAATAAATAACGGATTTTGTGCCACGTGTGCCCTGAACAGCACCTTTGAAATCAAAGTGAAAGATGAGCATGATTTAGACCTTGCCAAAAATTACAGGTGTCCAGGCATTTGTCAATACTTACACAACTATATACCAAAAACAGCAAATGGTGCTGCTGTATGTACatttaataagaaatgaaaaaaagcttTAGGGTAAAGCCTAGCTCAAAGTGTAACTAGGGATAAATGTTAAGCAACCAGctcatgtctttttatttttttggccccAAATTAAAGCAATGAATGGCAAGAATATATTACCACGaagttgtttcttcttttgtggATTTCTTACCACAATCAATGGTGCTTCTAACAAAAAATACAAGTCTGCAGATAGTTAAAAGATGGAGAGGGTGGGCCGTAGGTCCAACCTGTTAGGAGCCGCAACAAGAATTGTCCTGTGTATACATTGCACAACTGTCCTGTCACTGGGGCAGTATCTTCCATGTTTACAAGCTGTTTAAAGAATAAACCCTAAAAGTGATGAGCCAAGTAAAATACAGACTGGCAACCACAGATGATAATGCAATTCCCCTGGGGCTGGCGGGTCCCTGGAGGATCACGATAGCTCTGGGAAAATTATTAAGTGGTCTGGTTTTCCATGAAGCTGGGGGTGTGAGTGGGTTTATCAAAAGCTCCAGGGTGCTCCAGGGTGGTGGTTCCCTGGGGAGGTAGTCACAGTCACAGGGGAGACCATAGAGGGGTGTTCTCTACAAAACGGCTGAAAGTAAAGGGAACAAATGTACATAGAGTCAAACAGCACATTCTATCTCTGTTTATTGTTATAATGTTGTCAGAGACAACATAAATAACTGATGAACATTTTAACACCACAAATGAGATAACAGCCAGCACCTCTCTGATTTGTTTTGTCTTCAGGGTTCCCCAAGAGTGCTTGGTCCTTCACTTGCTTACCCAAAGTCAACACTAGGTTCAGGTATTTTCTAAAGCACTTTCCTATCTTAGAATTTCAATTCCTGAACTTATTAGACAATTGTTCATCATCTGCTTCAAGTGCCAAGAAGTTGTTACCTCAGGGTGGCCTCCCTCTACCAGTCTCATTATCCAGGAATCCTGCAGCAGTCATCCTGGAAAGCAGCTCCAGGAACAGCCTTGCCTGCTGCAAACCCGGCTGTCCCTTGGCCTGCTGGCCTCTGTGACACTCGTGATGTTCTGCCAAGTGCTCAGTGTTGGCTGTGAGCAGTGTGCACTGTAGCCATCCCTGAGCCCAGTCAAAGGTCCAGCAGAGCAGCAGCTGCTGCCCCAGCAGAGGAGCGCTTCACCCAAGATCACTCCAAGttgggaggaaaataaaaatttcaaggcAATCATCAATCCCACCATTGTTCCCTTCCCAGGACCTGAACCACCTGCTTTCAGTTTGATGAAGGAAGAAGAGCACAGAGGTGTTTAGATACCAATCATCTTTGCTAAGGACAGTATTGAAAACAAGAGGAGGGGACTGCCAGAGAGCCAGAGTTGGCttcaacacacatttttaaattgccTCCATGGGCTGCAGCTGTGAAACGTAGTGTGCGAACCCACATCCGTAGCACTTTCCAAAAAAAGAAGGGTCCTGGAAAAACTGGCCAGTGTCATACGTAATTCTTTCTACATGTTTCTACATAAAACAACACTTTCATCTTCTACGTTCCTTTAAGAGGACAGTGGGAGGGGGACATTCCTGATACATTTAGTACATGTGCTATTCTAGGCAGGCTTCTGACTTTTTCTCATACTCTTTTCTATGTAGGCATGAGCTCCTAGCCACTCTCCTTGGCCCCTGCCTTCTGTCATGCCCCTCTTTTCCCTGGTAAAAATTCTAAAAGCTATCCCTCAGGTGATGCTTTGCCACTTCAGAACAAAAGATGTCCCACCCTTTGAAAGAGCATCAGAGCTTCTCTCCCTATCTGCCCTTCTCCTAGAAGGTGCCTGTGGGACACTCACTACCTTCACCCAGCTGTAGTAAGCCCCATACTGGTGAAAACAccccataattttatttttgagaaaactgTAAAGGACATAAAAGCATATTATGAAAATAACATTTGCTGTACGTTTCTAAAAAATACTTTTCATCAAGTGAAGGACTCTAGTTCGCAATTAATATTTTAACTGCAGGGATTGAGATGTTATTAGTGTGGTAAGTTACACACACAGAGATTTCTAGTGTTGAGCTACCTTTGAGAAAGGCCTATTTTGTCCGTTTTCATGTGTGTATTCATAAACTGCTGAATTCCATTGGTTAATATTTTGTTTGGGCATTTTGCCGTTCTATTTATAATTAGGATTGGCGTGTACTTTAATTTCTTGCGTTTTTCCTATCTGGCTTAGAAATTGACAGCATCCATAATACGCTCTTCTTCAAATGACCTGGCCAGACATTTCAATCTatcataagaaaaattaaatcttcATTCACCAAAACAAAAAGTCagtagataaaatttaaaattcattagtCACAACATAGCAATGTaagaattattagaaaataagGAGGTAATCACCAGAAGAAGCAACTGAAAGGACTGGAGGTGGTTGCCTCCAGGGAAGAGAAAAATGGACAGGAAAcggcttgcttttttgtttgtgaaAATAACCCTTTTaggattacttttctttttaaaccaagAATATAAAACCATGTTCCATTCTTCTAAACCGTTTTATCAAACATGTATTACTTTgatacaaatgaaagaaaaaatgaggtcTTACAGCTCAGAGGCATTTATGGTGCAGCATTTACTTTGAAATTGTGACATCTCTTAGGTTTCATTTCTCTCTCACGTGGTGTGGATTTTTTCCCCCAGGGAACACATATAGAAGTCATAGGTTTCTTGTTCAAGCTTTTCCCTTCTAGTATATTTTGTACTTCCCTGTCTCTGAACATGTGAGGGTTCTTCCCCTTACCCCTACCTGATTGCATGCCAAAATATTGGCTTTCCACCAAGCAAAGGTTGGAAGACATTTTTAAACCCTTTATTCGAAAGCGTGCAATAATATTATCCAGATATCCTTTGAAGGACTTCTGGTCTGGTGACGGAATTCTGAATTCATGCACTAGCTCTTTTTTGGCACCTGGTTGATGTGAAGTGTTGTGGCTTTGCTTTGACAACTGGTTCAGGATACTGTGGTGGTGTTGGAGGGATCATTGAGTGGAGATGCTATCGGGGCACGCCCTACACCCAGGCCAGGCCCACCATCAGCTGTTTCATTTCAAGGCTGACTCTGGAGACGACAGTATATCTGCCACTTGTAGGATAGTCCGTTTAAAATAGAATTCAGACTGGTGGAAAGCAACATGAAAACCGACCATGACAAAAGGTGTTATTTGGGAGGATCTGTTATTGTTGCTTGTATTGAAAACTAAGTTTTCTCTTGTTAAAATAGTTTAAGTTTTAGTTTtgtgagatttttaaaacattgatgcTGTTTGCATATTTTACTTTGTGACTAAGCCTGGAGGAGggcacatttttttctaaattagttTGTGTATTTAATCGGCATTTCTGAGTCACTAGAACAGAATGCTGCTCCCTCCCCTCTGTTGTATTATTGCTAttgatacttttatttatttatttattttttacaatagaatgtaccacatttatttaaatcaATGACTGTGATGATTatataaaaacaagaataataccgggcgcggtggctcacgcctgtaatcccagcactttgggaggccgaggagggcagatcacctgaggtcaggagtttgagaccagcctgaccaacatggcaaaaccccgtctctactaaaaatacaaaaattagccgggcgtggtggtgggcgcctgtaatcccaactactcgggaggctgaggcaggagaatcacttgaacccgggaggtggaggttgcagtgggccgagatcgcgccattgcactactccaggctggaagacagagcgagactccgtctcaaaaaacaaaagaaaaaaaaaacttaaatggaaaaaaagtcaTCAAATGGGATACAAAGTTTGATTAAAATTGCTAAATATATACGGATCTATGTGCACATAAAATATTGGAAGGGAACTCGCAAACATTAATAGTTATGTTACTTATGTGTTCATGTTGAgtgaactttttatttatttacatttcttttcaaacttttccGTAATATGCCTATTTCCTCCTTTATGACAAAACCTATTGGAAAAACAAACCACAATGTCTGAATCAGGGAAGAATAACTAGAACaatcattcttttttgttctatttattcttctttcttaaagttTCACCATTTGTGTGGGCCCGGGTCCTCAGCCTCATTTTGCTGATAAAATTTAAGAGCTTAAAGCAGTAGCTTTTAGTTTTGTGGGTATTTTCGCTGAGAATTAAGGCTGAAAGAGGAAGTTACCATCTTGGAACTTAGGGGAAAATTCTACAGAACAGTATATCAGACTTTTAGGATAAATCTCCTTCTTTCTAGTTGTTTTTCTTGttaaaattttctgagaatttgaGGCTCAACCTTTTAATTCTGGGAGCTGGCTATAGTATTTGGAGGCCGTGACTGAGTTCAGAGGTGGATGCTGGATAATGGGAGGGTGGATGATAAGGTTTAGGGATGATATTGACATTCAAGTTCTGATTCGATTAGAGAAAGAGTGAATATAGTATTTGTGGCCAAACTATAGTCGATTGAATTAAAGTTTAGTAGGTTGGATCatttaactgaaaaaaagaagTGGAGAGGCTATCTTATTTATGTTAAGTGTAATAAAGGTAATTATATGGGAAACCTGAGAGAGGAGACTATTGGTAATTTTGTCCATCTgtgggtggtgatggtgatggtgggtgCTCCAGGCTTCCTCTTGGAGATGACATTTGTGCTGATCTTCAGGGATAGCACAGCGAAGGGCAGGACTTTCTAGAAAGAGTATGTCCAAAGGTAACAGTTATGAAAgggcaactttttttttagatgaagtctttctgggtcagcaggctggagtgcagtggtgcgatcttggctcactgcaacctccacctcctgggttgaagcaattcttctgcctcagcctcccgagcagctgggactacaaggcatgcaccaccacacccagctaatttttttttttatttttattagagacggggtttcaccatgttggccaggatggtctcgatctcttgacctcgtgatccacccgcctcggcctcccaaagtgctgggattacaggtgtgagccactgcgcctggcctgaaaggGCATCTTCTATTCAGGCGCAGTGAAAAAGCTGGGTGAGTGCTGCATGGGTCCACCTATTAGAGACCTTAGAGGACAAACAAAGAGATTCTGATGTGGCTGTTACAAGGGAAGTTGGAGTTTTTCAAGTAGGAGAGTAATGTTATCAGATTCATTTTTTATGAGGATCTCTGAGGATATTGTATAGAAGTTAGACAAGAACAagaatacaggcatacctcggaGATACtgtgggttcagttccagaccaccacaaagacagtcacacaaatttttaaattttctagtgcatataaaagttatgggccgggcgcggtggctcacgcctgtaatcccagcactttgggaggccgaggtgggcggatcacgaggtcaggagatcgagaccatcctggctaacatggtgaaaccccatctctactaaaaatacaaaaaattagccgggcgtggtggcaggcgcctgtagtcccagctactcgggaggctgaggcaggagaatggcgtgaacctgggaggcggagcttgcagtgagctgagattgcgccactgcactccagcctgggcgacagagccagactccgtctaaaaaaaaaaaaaagttatgtttatactatactataGTCTAGTAAGTGTGCAGTAGCATTTTGTCTAAGAAAATAATGTgcataatttcattaaaaatacttaattGCTAAATAATGCTAATGATCCTCTGAGCATTCAGTGAGCTGTGCTCTATTTGCTGGTGGAGagtcttgcctcagtgttgatggttgctgactgatcagggtggttgTTGCCAAAGGCTGGGCCTATGGCAGTTTCTTAAATCAATATTGAGTTTGTCACATTGATTGATTCTACCTTTCACGAAAGATTTCTTTGTAACATGTAATGCTGTttgaatcaacttcttccaaacttctgttaatgttgatattttaccTCCTCCCAAAAACTGTGAATGTCCTTCATGGCACCTACAGTGGTGAATGCCTTCCAGAAaaatttcaatttactttgcccagatccatcagagaaatcaTTATATACAGCAGCTATAACCtttggaaatgtatttcttaaataataagacttaaaagtcaaaattactccttgatctatgggttgcagaatggatgttgtgttagcaagcATGAAATCAACTTTAATCTCCTTGAGCATCTCCATCAAGCTCTTAGGTGACCAAGTGCATTGTTAATGAGTAGTAATATCTTGAAAGGAATCATCAGAGCAGTAAGTGTCAACACTGGgcttaaaaatattcagtaaaccatgctgtaaacagatgtgctgtcctccaggctttgttgttgcatttacagagcacaggcacagtagatttagcataatttttaagggcgctaagattttcagaatggtaaatgagcattggcttcaactgaaAGTCTCCAGCTACACTAGCCCCTAGCAAGAGAGTcaacctgtcctttgaagctatgaagccaggcattgacttctcctctctagatATAAAAGTCCtaaatggcatcttcttccaatagaaggctattttgtctacattgaaaatgtaTTGTTTAGGGTAGCCTCCATCATCCGTGCTCTtaactagatcttctggataacctgctgcagcttctccatcacaCTTGCTGCTCCACCTTGCACTTTATGTTATAGAGGTgacctccttcctcagcctcgtgaaccaacctctgctaccttcagacttttcttccgaagcttcctcacctctctcagcttcacagaattgaagagactTAGGGCCTCgccctggattaggctttggtttaagggaatgttgtggctggtttgatcttctatccagaccactagaACTTTCTCCATAtaagcaataaggctgttttgctttcttatcattcatatgTTTACCAGGAAAGCGCTTTCAATTTCcttcaagatttttttcctttgcattcacaacttagcTAACTGTTTGGCaaaagaggcctagcttttggcctatccCGGCTTTTGACATACTTTCCTCACTGAGCTGAATCATTTCTAgcctttgatttaaagtgagagacgtgTGACActtcttttcacttgaacacttagaggccattgcagggttattaattggcctaatttcaatattgctgtgtCTCAGGGACTAGGGAAGCCTGGGGACAGGAAGAGAGGTGAAGGAACagccagtcagtggagcagtcagaacatacATAACATTTATCAGTTAAATCAATAAACGTCTTTGTCTTCTATTGCACACTTCGGAGTGCCCCCAATTACAATAACCTCACAGAAcgatgatcacagatcaccatagcaGATATCACaatgaaaaagtctgaaatattgcaagaattaccaaaatgtgacacaggaacacgaagtgagcacatgctgctgGAAAAATGGAGCCAGTAGGCGCTTGATGCtgttgccacaaatcttcaatttgtaaaaacaaaaacaaaacacagtatcCCAGAGCTCAATAAAATAAGATATTCTTGTATTCTGGTGATGGGGCAACAATGAGAAggctttagatttaaaaaaatgctaatttCCTAGATTAAGGCAAGTGGTGGGGAatgggagaaaaaggaaagtgtgAAAGGCTCTTCTGTAATCGATTACCTGTGGAGGAACGTCATTCCAGGAAAAGGCCTAGGTTTCTGGCTTGGACAATTTGATGAGTGCTCACACCCTGCTGTTCTCCTCTGGATATGTGGGTGCCATATGTAATTATCATATGATTCACGCTTCTTGGTAAGGTTATGCTCACAGGCATTGTTGCCCTTAGACGGGAGGAGGCTGAATCGCAGTATGTATTTCACAACCAGCTTTTCCAAACTAGGTCCCAGGAAGCACTGGTTTCAGCGAGTGTTACCAGATCTCCTGCAGGGGAGAAACGGTCACGAAACATGAACTGGTCTGCCCTGCTCTTGGAGAGTTACAGTGGAAACTGGCATGTTAGAGGCTCACAGTGAAGACACTGCTGTACTTTAACTCAGTTTCCCATGGTTATCAGAGCTTAGAACCCGGGGGAAACTGCTGTATAGAAGAGGTCAAACAAGCTGAGTGCAGGTTTTGTCACGAAATTGGGGGGCGAGTAGGGTTCTATTATCAAAGAATGGTTGTGTTGGGGCCATAAGAAAGAATTACAGGCAGTGGTGCGCAGGTAATGTTCACGAGACGCCACAGCGGGGTAGCATCAGAGGCGGGAGGAGGAGGGTTGGAGAGCAGGGCTGTTGCAAGGCTCTCTGGGTGGCCGCAGCAGCTTGCGCTGCGCCCACATTGCTTCTGCGTGTTTACAGCTGGTCACGAGAAGGCTCAGCACGCAGGCACAGCAGGTGTGGGCCCGCCCTGCCCACAGCATGAAAACAGGAGCCCCGGCCAGCCACGGCTGGGCAGGGCCAGAAGCGCCTCCTCCACGATCCTCCCCGCGCTGGCCCGCCCCACAGGAGCCCCGCCCCTACCAGGAGCCCGGAGCTCTTCCCAGGGCCCGCCTCCCCGCCAGGGGGCGATCCACCTCCACTTCCTGTTTCCGCAGCGGCCCTACCAGGAGCCTGGCACTCTCCTCAGGGCCCGCCTCCCCGCCAGGGGGCGCACCGCCtccacttcctgtgtccacgGCTGTCGCGAGAGCCCGGGACGAGTGGGCCTCTGCTCGTGGGTGGTTCTCGTGGAGGTCAGCTCCCGCGTGTCTCCGCTCGACAGGGTGCTTGGGCAGGTAAGGGTCCGCTCAGTAGCCCAACCCTCTCTGTATGCAGCTCCCCAAATTCAGCGCTGCGCTCAGGCATGGCAGCCACCCGTTACGTGGGGCCATTCGCATTTGCATTTGTTGAGGTCAAATAAAATGCTGGAAATTGGTGCCTGGTGACACTGTCAGGTTGGTGGTTACCCTAGCAGGTCGGCCCAGCCCCTGAACGCTTCCATCACTGCCGAAAGCCCTGTGAGGAGGCGCAGAGCTGAGCATTCCCCGCCGTTGCGTGGGCCCCCCTCTACCTGCCGCGTTTTTCCCCTTTGCTGCAGAGCCCATCGGGTAGGCGCGGGCCATGGCGCAGTACAAGGGCACCATGCGCGAGGCAGGCCGTGCCATGCACCTCCTCAAGAAGCGCGAAAAGCAGCGGGAGCAGATGGAGGTGCTGAAGCAGCGCATCGCCGAGGAGACCATCCTCAAGTCGCAGGTGGACAAGAGGTTCTCGGCGCATTACGACGCCGTGGAGGCCGAGCTGAAGTCCAGCACGGTGGGCCTGGTGACCCTGAACGACATGAAGGCCCGGCAGGAGGCCCTGGTCAGGGAGCGCGAGCGGCAGCTGGCCAAGCGCCAGCACTTGGAGGAGCAGCGGCTGCAGCAGGAGCGGCAGCGGGAGCAGGAGCAGCGGCGCGAGCGCAAGCGTAAGATCTCCTGCCTGTCCTTTGCACTAGACGACCTCGATGACCAGGCCGACGCGGCCGAGGCCAGGCGCGCCGGAAACCTGGGCAAGAACCCCGACGTGGACACCAGCTTCCTGCCAGACCGCGACCGCGAGGAGGAGGAGAACCGGCTCCGAGAGGAGCTGCGCCAAGAGTGGGAGGCGCAGCGCGAGAAAGTGAAGGACGAGGAGATGGAGGTCACCTTCAGCTACTGGGACGGCTCGGGCCACCGGCGCACGGTGCGGGTGCGCAAGGGCAACACGGTGCAGCAGTTCCTGAAGAAGGCGCTGCAGGGGCTGCGCAAGGACTTCCTGGAGCTGCGCTCCGCCGGCGTGGAGCAGCTCATGTTCATCAAGGAGGACCTCATCCTGCCGCATTACCACACCTTCTACGACTTCATCATCGCCAGGGCGAGGGGCAAGAGCGGGCCGCTCTTCAGCTTCGATGTGCACGATGACGTGCGCCTGCTCAGCGACGCCACCATGGAGAAGGACGAGTCGCACGCAGGCAAGGTGGTGCTGCGCAGCTGGTACGAGAAGAACAAGCACATCTTCCCCGCCAGCCGCTGGGAGGCCTATGACCCGGAGAAGAAGTGGGACAAGTACACCATCCGCTAACACCCGCCTGCCAGAGCGGAAAccgggggtggggggagacaCTCATTTCTAGGCCCCATCACGAGTCACTTGATTTCTTCCCCCACATTTAATAAAGACAGAGGGTTCTCATGATTCACATTGGTTGTGCTATTGCTGATGTTATGCTTTGGTTGCTTGGTTGGTCTTTTCTGAGTATTTTAGTGTTGCTACCTGGATTTGCTGCATTGCTCTGCTGAGCTGTATTGAAACCATGACTGGGCCCACTGTCAGACAGAAATTAGAATAGGAGGCACATTTTTTACCTGGTGGTTATAAGCATGGACTTGGGGGCCACAGTGACTGAGTTTGATTCCCGACACAGCCTCCTCCTTGCTGTGTAGTTTTGGGTAAGCTTATTAAACCCCCATGCCTCAGTTTGGTCACCTGTAAAAGGAAATAACAAGAGCACTTACTTTATAAGATTGATGTGAgtattaagtgaattaatatttgtaaaacgcTTAGCtcttaataaatgtttctgttgttattattatggtTTTGGTTAATTTATTTAAAGGACTGCAATGACCTAGTTCAGAACCATTTGAGGGCAAAGGTGGACCTGCCCATCACTGGTCCCAGGATCAGCAGTTGTCAGCAGGAGGGGGCTAGCAAAGGTTGGGGAGCAGCCCCCCTCTAGTGGGCTTTAGCTGGGTTGTTTAGCCCAGAAGTTAGGAGGACAGTGAGCTAATGCAAGTAGCCTGCAGGGTCGGTATCATTGATTTTCCTTTTGCTCCAATATGACTCCACAGGGCACAGTTACAGATCCTGTCTTCAttgaaaatgtttgtattttattcattgtggattatttctgttaattttgatttttaaaaatattgtattcaggccgggtgtggtggctcatgcttgtaatcctagcactttgggaggccgaggtgggtggatcacctgaggccaagagttcgggaccagcctggccaacatagtgaaaccctgtctctactaaaaatacaaaaatgtacctgtaatcccagttacttgggaggctgaggcaggagaatcgcttgaacctgggaggcagaagttgcagtgagccaagattgccctacttcactccaggctgggtgaaagagtgaaactccatctcaaaaaaaatatatatgtgtatatatatatttatatatatttatatatatatttatacatttatttatatatatttatatatacatttatatatatattatatatttacatatatttatatatatttagatatttatttatataattcaaatattatttattatttggttACTGAGTATTTGGGGATCTCCTTCTCCTTAACCTTAATGCCCAAGTTGGGTGCCTCACTCACCTTACCCCAGTCCCAGCCCTGAGTATAGGAGGGACATTTCTTAGAGTTCTTGCCTCAGCCCATAAGCAAGAACTTCCACGGAAACATTAGCCTTCTAGGACAGTGGGTCCCAATGGCTGTCCCTTAGGGTCATCAGGGAAGCTTTTAAACTTCCCAATTCAAAGGTCACACCC
This region includes:
- the LOC101129165 gene encoding protein FAM50B, encoding MAQYKGTMREAGRAMHLLKKREKQREQMEVLKQRIAEETILKSQVDKRFSAHYDAVEAELKSSTVGLVTLNDMKARQEALVRERERQLAKRQHLEEQRLQQERQREQEQRRERKRKISCLSFALDDLDDQADAAEARRAGNLGKNPDVDTSFLPDRDREEEENRLREELRQEWEAQREKVKDEEMEVTFSYWDGSGHRRTVRVRKGNTVQQFLKKALQGLRKDFLELRSAGVEQLMFIKEDLILPHYHTFYDFIIARARGKSGPLFSFDVHDDVRLLSDATMEKDESHAGKVVLRSWYEKNKHIFPASRWEAYDPEKKWDKYTIR